In a genomic window of Chloroflexota bacterium:
- a CDS encoding DUF4258 domain-containing protein, with protein MSCPDPRNYVLTNHARWEMERRGITEDEVDGVLTTPEQWWEIRSGRRVYQSRLTFGEPPKVYLVRVFVDVHHEPFEVVTVYRTSKVEKYWR; from the coding sequence ATGTCATGCCCAGACCCGCGAAACTATGTGCTCACCAATCACGCTCGCTGGGAAATGGAGCGACGGGGCATCACAGAAGACGAGGTGGATGGGGTTCTGACTACACCAGAACAGTGGTGGGAGATACGTTCTGGGCGTCGTGTTTATCAATCCAGGCTAACCTTTGGTGAACCGCCTAAGGTGTACTTGGTGCGTGTGTTTGTGGATGTACACCATGAGCCATTTGAGGTGGTTACTGTCTATCGCACCAGCAAGGTAGAGAAATATTGGAGATAG
- a CDS encoding zinc-dependent alcohol dehydrogenase family protein has translation MKAMVLNRLCRLEENETPLELTTLPDPIPGEKEILVKVSACGVCHTELDEIEGRTPPPILPIVLGHQVVGRVEDLGPKASIFRVGDRVGIAWIYSACGKCKFCLAGNENLCPEFKATGRDANGGYAQYMTVPEDFAYPIPDVFSDAEAAPLLCAGAIGYRSLRLCDLKDGGNLGLTGFGASAHLVLKMVRHRYPNARVFVFARSEGERAFARELGAVWAGDVGEECPVKLDCIMDTTPVWKPVVEALANLEPGGRLVINAIRKEEADKDHLLRVDYPSHLWMEKEIKSVANVTRRDVSEFLALAAEVPIRPEVQEYALEEANKALLELKRRKIRGAKVLRID, from the coding sequence ATGAAAGCGATGGTACTGAACAGGCTCTGTCGCCTGGAGGAGAACGAGACCCCACTGGAACTCACCACCCTGCCCGACCCGATCCCCGGGGAGAAGGAAATCCTGGTGAAAGTGTCCGCCTGTGGGGTTTGCCACACCGAACTGGACGAAATCGAGGGGCGAACACCGCCACCCATTCTGCCCATTGTCCTGGGTCACCAGGTGGTGGGGAGAGTCGAAGATCTCGGTCCCAAAGCGAGCATCTTCCGGGTCGGGGATCGGGTTGGAATCGCCTGGATTTATTCTGCGTGCGGGAAATGCAAGTTCTGCCTGGCAGGGAACGAGAACCTGTGCCCCGAGTTCAAGGCTACGGGCCGAGACGCAAACGGCGGATACGCCCAGTATATGACCGTGCCCGAGGATTTCGCCTATCCCATTCCCGATGTCTTTTCGGACGCGGAAGCAGCGCCCCTTCTGTGCGCTGGGGCGATCGGCTACCGATCCCTGAGATTATGCGATCTCAAGGATGGGGGGAACCTGGGCCTCACCGGATTTGGGGCTTCGGCGCACTTGGTGCTGAAGATGGTGAGACACCGCTATCCGAACGCCAGGGTCTTCGTGTTCGCCAGGAGCGAAGGGGAAAGGGCGTTTGCCAGGGAATTAGGCGCCGTCTGGGCCGGGGATGTGGGAGAGGAATGCCCGGTGAAATTGGATTGCATCATGGATACCACGCCGGTCTGGAAACCAGTGGTGGAGGCGCTAGCGAATCTCGAGCCTGGCGGAAGGCTGGTCATTAACGCCATCCGCAAGGAAGAAGCAGACAAAGACCATCTTCTCCGCGTAGATTATCCCTCCCATCTGTGGATGGAGAAGGAGATCAAGAGCGTCGCCAATGTCACCAGGAGGGATGTGAGCGAATTCCTGGCCCTGGCAGCAGAAGTGCCCATCCGACCCGAGGTGCAGGAATACGCATTGGAAGAGGCGAATAAGGCCTTGCTGGAACTGAAAAGGCGGAAGATCCGGGGAGCGAAGGTTTTGAGGATAGATTGA
- the selD gene encoding selenide, water dikinase SelD, with the protein MTREEIRLTAMTTAAGUAAKRGPAALAQVLRPLQNLFRAEDYPNLLVGLSKADDAAVYRLTDDVAVIHTVDFFTPVVDDPYQYGAIAAANAMSDVYAMGGEVILALNVCAFPADMDPAIIAEILRGGAEKVAEAGGVLAGGHTLDDPEPKYGLAVLGVVHPDRVLTKAGARPGDDLVLTKPLGVGIITTALKGGVADPAHVQKAVESMATLNRLAAQAMQKVGVHAATDITGFSLLGHASEMAELSAVGLCFYFGKLPFLEGARGYAGKWLFPGGTNRNRDYYGCGVTFAPEIPEEMQMLLFTPETSGGLLIAVPAEKTPELEALFAALGRAVWRVGEVVEGSGIEVRK; encoded by the coding sequence ATGACGAGAGAAGAGATCCGTCTGACTGCGATGACCACGGCTGCGGGTTGAGCGGCGAAGAGGGGCCCAGCGGCCCTGGCGCAGGTCCTGCGCCCACTGCAAAACCTCTTTCGCGCCGAGGATTACCCCAACCTGTTGGTAGGGCTCTCCAAAGCCGATGACGCTGCGGTCTATCGCCTGACGGATGACGTGGCCGTCATTCACACCGTGGATTTCTTCACCCCGGTGGTGGATGACCCGTATCAGTATGGGGCGATCGCCGCGGCCAACGCCATGAGCGATGTCTATGCGATGGGCGGCGAGGTGATCCTGGCCCTCAACGTCTGCGCTTTCCCCGCCGACATGGACCCGGCAATCATCGCCGAGATCCTGCGCGGCGGGGCGGAGAAAGTGGCCGAGGCTGGCGGGGTACTGGCTGGCGGCCACACTCTGGACGACCCCGAGCCGAAATACGGTCTGGCGGTGCTGGGCGTGGTTCACCCGGATCGGGTGCTCACCAAGGCGGGGGCCCGGCCCGGCGACGACCTGGTGCTGACCAAGCCTCTGGGAGTGGGCATCATCACCACCGCCCTCAAGGGCGGGGTGGCCGACCCTGCCCACGTGCAAAAAGCAGTGGAGAGCATGGCTACCCTCAACCGTCTGGCTGCCCAGGCGATGCAAAAGGTGGGCGTCCACGCCGCCACCGACATCACTGGTTTCAGCCTGCTGGGTCACGCCAGCGAGATGGCCGAATTAAGTGCCGTGGGGTTGTGTTTCTATTTCGGCAAACTCCCCTTCTTGGAAGGCGCCCGCGGCTACGCGGGTAAATGGCTCTTCCCAGGTGGTACTAACCGCAACCGGGATTACTACGGCTGCGGGGTAACCTTCGCCCCTGAGATCCCGGAGGAGATGCAGATGCTCCTCTTCACCCCAGAGACCAGCGGGGGGCTCCTGATTGCCGTGCCGGCGGAGAAAACGCCGGAATTGGAAGCCCTTTTCGCCGCCCTGGGGCGAGCGGTCTGGCGCGTCGGTGAGGTCGTGGAGGGTTCGGGGATTGAGGTTCGGAAATGA
- a CDS encoding LysM peptidoglycan-binding domain-containing protein has protein sequence MWNKVRGLRALLATLMALSFILVAAPPALAQGTTVIVYPASQSIAVGGTAVVEIRVQNVTNLYGVDLRLSFDKTKLEVQDANPTAPGIQVAPGAFLDPFQGFLQNNTADNTAGTVQYVYTLVGSTAPAATGTGTLISIQFKGIAAGTGNISFTATTLVDSSAAPITHTTTGGSITVVSGPTPTPTSTPAATPTVGPTPAWPPGVGGFTYIVQWGDTLSSISRRFGVPISVLISANGIVNPNYIRAGQALWIPAAPPPSWPGPVTHVVQPGENLFRIALRYGTTVQAIQAANGILNPNYIRAGQVLVIPSGPPLPPCRVWHTVQPGQTLWGIAAMYQVLPWYIITLNNLVNPNLIYVGQVLCIP, from the coding sequence ATGTGGAACAAAGTACGCGGACTTAGAGCCCTGCTGGCGACCCTAATGGCACTCAGTTTCATACTGGTTGCCGCGCCGCCAGCCCTGGCCCAGGGGACAACGGTGATCGTGTACCCGGCATCACAGTCCATTGCTGTGGGAGGAACAGCGGTAGTGGAGATCCGGGTGCAGAACGTCACCAACCTGTATGGGGTGGATTTGCGCCTCTCTTTTGACAAGACCAAACTCGAGGTGCAAGACGCCAACCCGACGGCGCCCGGTATCCAGGTGGCCCCCGGCGCGTTCCTGGATCCCTTCCAGGGGTTCCTGCAGAACAACACCGCCGATAACACCGCCGGGACCGTGCAGTACGTGTACACCCTGGTGGGTTCGACGGCTCCGGCGGCGACTGGGACAGGCACGCTCATCTCCATCCAGTTCAAGGGCATCGCGGCGGGGACAGGTAACATCTCCTTCACCGCCACGACCCTGGTGGACTCGAGCGCTGCACCCATCACCCATACCACGACCGGCGGCTCCATCACGGTGGTGAGCGGGCCAACCCCAACTCCCACGTCCACCCCCGCGGCCACACCCACGGTCGGGCCTACACCAGCGTGGCCACCAGGTGTGGGGGGCTTCACGTACATCGTGCAGTGGGGTGACACTCTGTCCTCGATTAGCCGCAGGTTCGGTGTGCCCATCAGTGTGCTCATCTCGGCCAACGGCATCGTGAACCCGAACTATATCCGGGCGGGCCAAGCTCTGTGGATTCCGGCAGCGCCGCCACCCTCGTGGCCCGGGCCCGTCACCCATGTGGTCCAGCCAGGCGAGAACCTGTTCCGCATCGCCCTGCGCTACGGCACCACAGTGCAGGCTATCCAGGCGGCCAATGGCATCCTGAACCCGAACTACATCCGGGCCGGCCAGGTACTGGTGATCCCGAGTGGGCCACCGCTGCCGCCGTGCCGCGTGTGGCACACCGTGCAGCCGGGCCAGACGTTGTGGGGTATCGCGGCGATGTACCAGGTCTTACCGTGGTACATCATCACGCTCAACAACCTGGTGAACCCGAACCTGATCTACGTCGGACAGGTGCTCTGCATACCGTGA
- a CDS encoding DUF2283 domain-containing protein produces the protein MRVIYDPQTDTLTIILSEAPVAESDEDKPGIIIDYDAAGNVVSLEILDASRRVIQPTRMVYELAGKPT, from the coding sequence ATGCGGGTAATTTACGACCCCCAAACAGATACGCTGACCATCATCCTGAGCGAAGCGCCTGTGGCAGAAAGCGATGAGGACAAGCCGGGCATCATCATTGATTACGATGCCGCAGGGAATGTAGTGTCGTTAGAGATATTAGACGCTTCGCGCCGGGTGATTCAGCCGACCCGAATGGTGTATGAATTAGCAGGGAAGCCGACTTAA
- a CDS encoding DUF3343 domain-containing protein — translation MTASAGVVLFYTTSAAIRAEKVLLKNGLEVQLIPTPRELSSDCGIALRFDWGKAESVSALLAAAGVEIAGMHPVG, via the coding sequence ATGACGGCGTCGGCTGGTGTGGTTTTGTTCTACACGACCTCGGCGGCGATACGCGCCGAGAAGGTCCTGCTCAAGAATGGGTTAGAGGTCCAACTGATCCCCACGCCGCGGGAACTCTCCAGCGACTGCGGCATTGCCCTGCGTTTCGATTGGGGCAAAGCAGAATCGGTGAGCGCATTGCTGGCCGCGGCCGGCGTGGAGATCGCGGGTATGCATCCTGTAGGGTGA
- a CDS encoding carboxypeptidase regulatory-like domain-containing protein, producing MNQMPHLTAQARLRLGVVVLVLIALALSLWIVVLPALGQPGDPTVRDPFTTAGVEDPPYTDPFAVFNPQLSQAPKKDSITWNPIWMYELETPDENRDLYHHIYLGDRNGSEKVWFRMWYEPEHWDKDLNANRVLDRDSSYRPTSTDEWYPAIMQEFTYMMMEPKRLADKPEPAWAQMGISKFVFPVGVRMADLGNTSRGYGLTSLDANFDGTPEIVHLDSELSLSQGPYINHFRIDFDGDGVIQKLDQDGTPLSGDELLILHLDTIELHVGDSLQFLDFYLGLDNVSSDGARLIIYYNGNIALGMSVTKLVPERQFIIANPSTVFGPYNSDQIGHVRGPFFAYVDTVDPTEARARIVVGRALGATHSGMEDAPYSPDLRPGDPWWLKRFYVDGHEYNVVAIYARNFAGETDSRFQFITIRTPLPKGPDTYFIDQHSVYLEEYNTNEQLSVMPPYNHEHYILGDVQAITEFTCGTDLTAAESAVHYLGPLIGPVAPILQDNVSLPYVTRDGLRTYSSPLDTQMYYVREGPNEQYIGELKQKYGEDRSDGSEFWYVEQFHSLPWYYTEFVLPDIPGVNELYLLTAAYTAPQSEYLQWMQGRPADTGRYNLRWDDTVDCWVRDEGVSAMPGSGWQPRVKFWFDPAQGGPKYKTLEGVRLYGYDGRSAGDSTATDRLAPTYPVEVYPYTDPWAPFNPHLPQAPRKDSLTFDPAYMNEFDHTGEPIHALYGRIRTENGDAREKVFLRMWYEPEYMDKILTSSSVYTFPALLQEYTYMLLDTTDKPTHGQPGQTTMVFPMATGYRELPGLVAGAPDPAWLPSAGWGVTSFDCNFDDINDIVTVHSERSLEKRTHIAADFDGDGGALDQLDQDGVPLSGDEMVILAVDDVELARGQSAQFLDYMVYLDNVSASGAEFRIWRTGGGTGPSLQPYQIGFVTLAAGEMAIAGRTDTWYRKIPAGGNNLGSMDGPWFVWVSGINPTTKMAWVMVGRALGASRSAMDNGAGAHDLTPGDPWYLKRFFVDGHEYNVTAVHVVPADYVNPTWEQYEFKYITIRTPIPKQEFVNYQDSQRLQDYGIDDYLPFVPPFNAYHTAMQDIQAITEADFANPLSYDADCHGSIYARPGLSVRLTDEDVEPQFSGELKEKYWRIGSTDLWSTEQFRIIPQHYSTLLLADVPGITEYYLLTTDWWSDQSRVHFYGCDAITITQNALHGLNSNIPATNTDPAVGEDYFTADPAHPLRLTLLYAPTDTIDPYINVVSARNTLRVYGETDYSAAPAAAPTPTPTRTPTRTPTPTATPSGTGGISGVVLLFGRTNHSGTTVTASGPVVATTTTGASGSFSFGGLPAGTYTVRASKQNYIYAEKTGVVVSAGVNTDIGTAQLPAGDLNDDCRVNIIDLVIIATDPGWSDPSPCRIPINPRADVNGDGCLNVMDLVCAGRNYDATCPAPWAMVPSVMTMAASPEPARVFLDPAWTRVEMGEFITINVKIENASNLYGTEFEIAFEPTVLQVVDSDAAVEGVQITPGPFVDLGPDQSYIGPNNADNAAGRILFVATRSGSAEPGQGDGTLASITFWVVNEGSSALTFKRLALSDAEGGALDATASGGTVSAFAEAWIYMPIVHKK from the coding sequence ATGAATCAGATGCCGCATCTCACAGCGCAGGCGCGATTGCGCCTGGGTGTAGTCGTGCTCGTCCTGATCGCCCTGGCGCTCAGCCTGTGGATCGTAGTTCTCCCCGCCCTTGGCCAGCCCGGCGACCCCACCGTCCGTGATCCGTTCACCACCGCCGGCGTAGAAGACCCGCCTTACACCGACCCGTTCGCGGTCTTCAACCCCCAGTTGTCTCAAGCACCCAAAAAGGATTCCATCACCTGGAACCCTATCTGGATGTACGAACTGGAGACCCCCGACGAGAACCGAGACCTTTACCACCACATCTATCTCGGCGACCGCAACGGTTCGGAGAAGGTCTGGTTCCGCATGTGGTATGAGCCGGAGCACTGGGACAAGGACCTCAATGCCAACCGCGTCCTCGACCGCGACAGCAGTTACCGGCCCACCAGCACCGACGAGTGGTATCCGGCCATCATGCAGGAGTTCACCTACATGATGATGGAGCCCAAGCGCCTGGCCGACAAGCCCGAGCCAGCCTGGGCCCAGATGGGCATCTCCAAATTCGTCTTCCCGGTGGGCGTACGCATGGCCGACCTGGGCAACACCAGCAGAGGCTACGGCCTCACCAGCCTGGACGCCAACTTCGATGGCACCCCAGAGATCGTGCACCTGGATAGCGAACTCAGCCTCTCGCAGGGGCCCTACATCAATCACTTCCGCATTGACTTCGACGGCGACGGCGTCATCCAGAAACTGGACCAAGATGGAACCCCGCTGAGCGGCGACGAGTTGCTGATCCTGCATCTGGACACGATCGAACTCCACGTCGGCGACTCCCTCCAGTTCTTGGACTTCTACCTCGGCCTGGACAACGTGTCGAGCGATGGGGCCCGCCTAATCATTTATTACAATGGCAACATCGCCTTGGGCATGTCGGTGACCAAATTGGTCCCCGAGCGGCAATTCATCATTGCCAACCCTTCGACGGTCTTCGGGCCCTACAATAGCGACCAGATCGGCCACGTCCGCGGGCCCTTCTTCGCCTACGTGGACACCGTGGACCCGACGGAAGCGCGTGCCCGCATCGTGGTGGGTCGCGCCCTCGGCGCCACCCACAGTGGCATGGAAGACGCCCCCTATTCTCCGGACCTGCGCCCCGGCGACCCCTGGTGGCTCAAGCGCTTCTACGTGGATGGCCACGAATACAACGTAGTCGCCATCTACGCCCGCAACTTCGCGGGTGAAACCGATTCGCGCTTCCAATTCATCACCATTCGCACGCCGCTTCCCAAAGGCCCGGATACTTACTTCATTGACCAGCACTCGGTGTACCTGGAGGAATATAACACCAATGAGCAGTTGTCGGTGATGCCGCCGTATAACCACGAGCACTACATTTTGGGCGACGTGCAGGCCATCACCGAATTCACCTGCGGCACCGACCTGACCGCTGCCGAGAGCGCCGTCCACTATCTGGGACCACTCATCGGGCCGGTGGCACCTATCTTGCAGGACAACGTGAGCCTGCCCTATGTCACCAGGGATGGGCTGCGGACTTATAGCAGCCCTCTGGACACGCAGATGTACTACGTCCGCGAGGGTCCCAACGAGCAGTACATCGGCGAACTCAAGCAGAAGTATGGGGAAGACCGGAGCGACGGCAGCGAATTCTGGTACGTGGAGCAGTTCCATTCCCTGCCCTGGTATTACACAGAATTCGTCCTGCCCGACATCCCCGGCGTGAATGAACTATACTTGCTGACGGCGGCCTACACCGCCCCGCAGAGCGAGTATTTGCAATGGATGCAGGGCCGGCCCGCCGATACCGGTCGCTACAACCTGCGCTGGGACGACACCGTGGATTGCTGGGTGCGCGATGAAGGAGTCTCTGCCATGCCTGGCAGCGGCTGGCAGCCGCGGGTGAAGTTCTGGTTCGACCCAGCACAAGGTGGCCCGAAATACAAGACCCTCGAAGGCGTGCGCCTGTACGGCTACGATGGCCGCTCGGCAGGCGATAGCACCGCCACCGACCGTCTGGCGCCTACCTACCCGGTGGAGGTCTATCCCTACACCGACCCGTGGGCTCCCTTCAACCCGCATCTCCCACAGGCTCCGCGCAAGGACTCGCTCACCTTCGACCCGGCCTATATGAACGAGTTCGACCATACCGGCGAACCCATCCACGCCCTCTACGGGCGCATCCGCACCGAGAACGGCGATGCCCGGGAGAAAGTGTTCCTGCGGATGTGGTATGAGCCAGAGTACATGGATAAGATCCTCACGTCCAGCAGCGTTTACACTTTCCCCGCCCTCCTGCAAGAATATACGTACATGCTGCTGGATACGACCGATAAACCCACCCACGGCCAGCCCGGCCAGACTACCATGGTCTTCCCCATGGCCACGGGGTACCGGGAATTGCCGGGCCTCGTCGCTGGCGCACCGGACCCGGCCTGGCTGCCCAGCGCTGGCTGGGGCGTGACTTCCTTCGATTGCAATTTCGACGACATCAACGACATCGTCACTGTGCATAGCGAGCGCTCACTGGAGAAGCGCACCCACATCGCCGCCGATTTCGATGGCGACGGTGGGGCCCTCGACCAGTTAGACCAGGATGGCGTCCCCCTGAGTGGCGACGAAATGGTCATCCTGGCCGTGGACGACGTAGAACTCGCCCGTGGTCAGAGTGCCCAGTTCTTAGACTACATGGTGTATCTGGACAACGTTTCGGCGAGCGGGGCGGAGTTCCGCATCTGGCGCACAGGCGGTGGCACAGGCCCTTCGCTCCAGCCCTATCAGATCGGCTTCGTCACGCTGGCCGCAGGCGAGATGGCCATCGCCGGCCGCACCGACACGTGGTACAGGAAGATACCGGCCGGTGGTAACAACCTGGGCAGTATGGACGGCCCGTGGTTCGTCTGGGTGAGCGGCATCAATCCCACCACCAAGATGGCCTGGGTGATGGTGGGCCGCGCCCTGGGAGCCTCGCGCTCGGCCATGGATAACGGCGCTGGAGCCCACGACCTGACCCCCGGTGATCCCTGGTATCTCAAGCGCTTCTTCGTGGACGGGCACGAGTACAACGTCACCGCCGTCCATGTGGTGCCTGCGGATTATGTTAACCCAACCTGGGAACAATATGAGTTCAAGTACATCACTATCCGCACGCCCATCCCCAAGCAGGAATTCGTGAACTACCAGGATTCGCAGCGCCTGCAGGATTACGGCATTGACGATTATCTGCCCTTCGTGCCGCCTTTCAACGCTTACCATACTGCTATGCAAGACATCCAGGCTATCACTGAGGCAGATTTCGCCAATCCCCTCTCCTATGACGCTGATTGTCACGGCTCCATCTATGCCCGGCCGGGGCTCTCCGTCCGTCTGACAGACGAAGATGTGGAACCGCAGTTCAGCGGCGAACTCAAAGAGAAGTACTGGCGCATTGGTTCCACAGACCTATGGAGCACCGAGCAGTTCCGCATCATCCCGCAACACTACAGCACGCTGCTTCTGGCCGATGTACCCGGCATTACCGAGTACTACTTGCTCACCACCGACTGGTGGTCGGATCAGAGCCGCGTGCATTTCTACGGCTGCGACGCGATTACCATCACCCAGAACGCCCTACACGGCCTGAACTCCAACATCCCGGCCACCAACACCGACCCGGCCGTGGGCGAAGATTACTTCACCGCCGACCCGGCCCATCCGCTGCGCCTGACTTTGCTTTACGCACCGACGGACACCATTGACCCTTACATCAACGTAGTGAGTGCTCGGAACACGTTGCGCGTTTACGGTGAGACGGATTACAGCGCCGCGCCTGCCGCAGCGCCGACGCCCACACCGACGCGCACTCCGACCCGGACGCCCACGCCTACCGCCACGCCCTCTGGCACCGGCGGCATCTCCGGCGTGGTGCTGCTCTTCGGGCGGACGAACCACTCCGGCACCACCGTAACCGCCAGTGGGCCCGTCGTGGCCACGACCACCACCGGAGCCAGTGGCAGTTTCAGTTTCGGTGGCTTGCCCGCCGGGACATACACCGTCCGCGCCTCCAAGCAGAACTACATCTACGCGGAGAAGACCGGTGTGGTCGTATCCGCCGGCGTGAACACCGACATCGGCACTGCTCAACTGCCCGCCGGCGACCTGAATGACGACTGCAGAGTGAACATCATTGACCTGGTGATCATCGCCACGGATCCCGGCTGGAGCGACCCAAGCCCCTGCCGCATCCCCATCAACCCACGGGCGGACGTGAACGGCGACGGCTGCCTGAACGTGATGGACCTGGTATGCGCCGGCCGCAACTACGACGCCACCTGCCCTGCGCCGTGGGCTATGGTCCCAAGCGTGATGACTATGGCGGCAAGTCCGGAGCCGGCCCGCGTCTTCCTGGATCCGGCATGGACGCGGGTGGAAATGGGCGAGTTCATCACCATCAACGTGAAGATCGAGAACGCGTCGAACCTGTACGGCACGGAGTTCGAGATCGCCTTTGAGCCCACCGTGTTGCAGGTGGTAGATAGCGATGCCGCGGTGGAGGGCGTACAAATCACCCCCGGCCCATTCGTGGATCTGGGTCCCGACCAGAGCTACATCGGTCCGAACAATGCGGATAACGCTGCCGGGCGGATCCTGTTTGTAGCCACCCGCAGTGGCTCAGCGGAACCCGGGCAGGGCGACGGCACTTTAGCCAGCATCACGTTCTGGGTTGTGAACGAAGGCTCATCGGCTCTTACCTTCAAGCGTCTGGCACTCAGCGATGCTGAGGGCGGCGCTCTGGATGCTACCGCCTCTGGCGGGACCGTTTCGGCTTTCGCTGAGGCTTGGATCTACATGCCCATCGTCCACAAAAAGTAG
- a CDS encoding sulfurtransferase TusA family protein, with product MNHVETVDARGLSCPQPVILARKALEAAGKGTVKVRVDSGTSRDNVSRMARGLGWRVEITQEGDEFLLTLSKE from the coding sequence ATGAACCACGTTGAAACTGTGGACGCTCGCGGGCTATCGTGCCCGCAACCAGTCATCCTGGCCCGCAAGGCGCTGGAGGCGGCTGGGAAGGGCACGGTAAAGGTGCGAGTGGATAGCGGTACCAGCCGGGACAATGTGAGCCGTATGGCTCGCGGCCTGGGCTGGCGAGTGGAAATAACGCAGGAAGGAGATGAGTTCCTGCTAACATTATCCAAAGAATAG
- a CDS encoding cold-shock protein produces the protein MTGTVKWFNRTKGYGFISRESGNDVFVHFSSIQGEGFRNLDEGDHVEFDIEDSPKGPHAVNVVKL, from the coding sequence ATGACCGGCACCGTCAAGTGGTTCAACCGAACCAAGGGTTACGGCTTCATCAGCCGCGAGAGCGGCAATGACGTGTTCGTGCACTTCTCGTCTATCCAAGGCGAAGGTTTCCGCAACCTAGACGAGGGTGACCACGTCGAGTTCGACATCGAAGACAGCCCCAAGGGGCCGCACGCTGTGAACGTCGTCAAGTTATAG